The following coding sequences are from one Verrucomicrobiia bacterium window:
- a CDS encoding GNAT family acetyltransferase, translated as MKIRCFQSEDEPAVIALWQQCDLVRPWNDPHRDICRKRKINPEWFHVGLVDGQVVATVLAGYEGHRGWLNYLAVAREFQRCGLARAIVAEAERLLRKAGCPKINLQIRTSNRPVIEFYRRLGYSVDDVVSMGKRLEHDDRP; from the coding sequence ATGAAGATCCGATGCTTTCAGTCGGAAGACGAGCCGGCCGTCATCGCCCTTTGGCAACAGTGTGATTTAGTTCGCCCCTGGAACGATCCCCACCGCGACATCTGCCGCAAGCGCAAGATCAACCCGGAGTGGTTCCACGTGGGATTAGTTGATGGACAAGTCGTGGCCACAGTCTTGGCCGGTTACGAAGGACACCGCGGGTGGCTCAATTACCTGGCGGTTGCTCGCGAATTCCAGCGCTGCGGCTTGGCGCGGGCGATCGTGGCCGAGGCGGAGCGGTTGCTTCGGAAAGCAGGTTGCCCCAAGATCAACCTCCAGATCCGCACTTCCAACCGGCCTGTGATTGAGTTTTATCGTCGGCTCGGTTACTCAGTGGATGATGTCGTGAGCATGGGCAAACGACTAGAGCATGATGATCGGCCATGA
- a CDS encoding PIN domain-containing protein yields the protein MRLYADTSWWLGYKCRSDTQHHSALRLFEREPEAEVLWTPWQRVEVFNGFSQAERAGLMRKGESQQTIRILEQEVRIGYWPHVEFDWTDAVRTAGELRAEHSLKRVVRAMDLFHLAIAIEVGADALLSFDTDQIALAKAAGLMVFNLAEGT from the coding sequence ATGAGACTCTATGCCGACACGTCGTGGTGGCTGGGATACAAGTGCCGCAGCGATACGCAACACCACTCGGCTTTGAGGTTGTTCGAGCGTGAACCGGAGGCGGAGGTCCTCTGGACGCCTTGGCAGCGGGTCGAGGTCTTTAACGGCTTTAGCCAGGCCGAGCGCGCGGGTTTGATGCGCAAGGGAGAATCTCAGCAGACTATTCGCATCCTGGAGCAAGAGGTAAGGATCGGCTATTGGCCACATGTCGAGTTCGACTGGACAGACGCTGTGCGGACAGCCGGGGAACTCAGAGCCGAACATTCCCTTAAGAGGGTGGTCCGAGCGATGGACCTGTTTCACCTGGCGATCGCAATCGAGGTTGGGGCAGACGCCCTGCTCTCTTTTGACACCGACCAAATAGCGCTCGCGAAGGCGGCCGGCCTAATGGTCTTTAATTTAGCGGAGGGAACCTGA